The DNA segment ACTTTTATGTCGCTCTTTCTATTTGGACACGGGTTGGAGGATGCAAACTCCAGCTTGGATAAGAAGCTATGTGAATGCAAAATAGAATGTCCGTTACAAAAATGCCTGGATGGAGCTGTTGAATACAAGGAGCCCGCCCCACCCTGTTCGTGTTCTCTGGATAACTGCCCGTTCTGCGCTTTCATGATAAGTATGTACAACAATAGTATTAACCGCTAGAATACACAGTAtgcatacagtatggaaacttggctagtaccctggcgcaaaaatccgccatcttgttaggaagttccgcattgtaatagtattgatgcgaggttcggatcactttactgatccggatcaattgatctcgttcactgccgcgagccaatcagaagactaGGATTGGAgcttcctaaggtcacgtgacgtgtctagtatttgtgccatgtaaaaagcattggttagataggcgtttgattgacagttcccattctgtacctattctgtaaTACAGAGGGGGTCataatgtatgggaacccttcaataaatggGAGACTGtcgtagatataatactgtaacttccaggataagttattggtcaaatactctaccttttgacgtacaactgaatttctaCCCATCATTtaggggtgacttaggggttgtcactcgaatattttaaatgtaaacacccattttgtgtggtacatcatttcaaaggcctttttgaaacaagaaaggtggcatcgacaaaaatgttctataatTATGATAGcctacttgtatccaaaatggcggctgattgaagttttagtttattTAGataaatgaggggttgtaactcaaatatttttaacgtaaacacccattgtgtgatacatcatttaaaaggccttctcaaaactagaaagatcacatcaataaaaatgctctctgatacttttatccaaaattgcggctgattaaaatttattaattatttctaaaGAACTTAAACTTTAATCAACTGCCATTTTGAATCAGATCAGACAGCTATTCTTGTTTGTACAGTCATATCGTGTATATTTTGTATCTGTGCTGTTTGTATCTATGGTAAGTTCACAGAATTTTGAAACAGTAGAAAAATGTAGGCTATTTATAGACGTGATACAGAAAAGCTGTGATATAATTATGGTACGGTAGGCCTacatcaaaatcatcaaatcaaaaa comes from the Nilaparvata lugens isolate BPH chromosome 1, ASM1435652v1, whole genome shotgun sequence genome and includes:
- the LOC120349474 gene encoding uncharacterized protein LOC120349474, translated to MMKSAYLLTFMSLFLFGHGLEDANSSLDKKLCECKIECPLQKCLDGAVEYKEPAPPCSCSLDNCPFCAFMIKTYGCCNYIPGSHVKTNGIRRICESKNDVCWEGRCMPKYMVPCPA